The Euwallacea similis isolate ESF13 chromosome 18, ESF131.1, whole genome shotgun sequence genome contains a region encoding:
- the LOC136414970 gene encoding glycoprotein 3-alpha-L-fucosyltransferase A-like — MPPRLTPRKVFLAFVVVISITLLVGSQYRFSYFSPAEPSRPGLNNVEVHTQKVQVFEANEELASVEKENEVEVEDDGPSGPPKRPYFLTGGSVLPSKSKGPARLFPEQADGDRVVDQLMYVPEDYQGYDTPEKTILLFNGMGTWGQKAGSATFHQCPVNRCSLTPDRSRAADADAILFKDHVAYPGYERPMNQVWILYLLECPYHTQTVKAPDAINWTATYRRDSDIVAPYERWTYFDPEVKQKVQNKDYAGNKTKKVAWFVSNCGARNNRLQYARELGKYIEVDIYGGCGTFKCPRSDDKKCFNLLETDYKFYLAFENSNCRDYITEKLFVNGLGHDTLPIVMGARPEDYQKSAPEGSYIHVDEFESPEELAAYLHRLDSDNALYNSYFKWKGTGEFINTYFWCRLCALLHAPTLPRHYEDVNDWWRGPGVCTTKSWRNAEFV, encoded by the exons ATGCCTCCACGGTTGACGCCGCGCAAGGTTTTCCTGGCATTCGTGGTAGTAATCAGCATCACGCTGCTGGTGGGGAGTCAATACCGATTTTCGTACTTTTCCCCGGCCGAACCCTCCAGGCCGGGTTTGAACAATGTGGAAGTGCACACCCAGAAGGTCCAGGTGTTCGAG GCCAACGAAGAACTGGCTTCGGTGGAGAAAGAAAACGAGGTGGAAGTAGAGGACGACGGGCCTTCGGGACCGCCTAAAAGGCCGTACTTCCTGACCGGGGGCTCCGTGCTGCCCAGCAAGTCCAAGGGGCCCGCGAGGCTCTTCCCTGAGCAGGCCGACGGGGACAGGGTAGTCGACCAGCTGATGTACGTTCCTGAAGACTATCAAG GCTACGATACCCCGGAGAAGACCATTCTCCTCTTCAACGGAATGGGCACATGGGGCCAGAAAGCCGGCTCCGCGACCTTCCATCAATGTCCGGTGAACCGCTGCTCTCTCACGCCAGACCGCAGCAGAGCTGCGGACGCAGACGCGATCTTGTTCAAGGATCACGTCGCCTATCCAGGGTACGAGCGTCCCATGAACCAAGTGTGGATCCTCTACCTCTTGGAGTGCCCCTACCACACCCAGACCGTCAAGGCCCCCGATGCCATCAACTGGACGGCGACGTATAGGAGGGACAGCGACATTGTGGCCCCCTACGAAAGGTGGACATATTTCGATCCGGAGGTGAAGCAGAAGGTGCAAAACAAAGACTATGCAGGGAACAAGACCAAGAAGGTGGCTTGGTTCGTGTCGAATTGTGGGGCGCGGAACAACAGACTTCAGTACGCCAGGGAATTGGGGAAATACATTGAAGTTGACATTTACGGTGGCTGCGGCACCTTTAAGTGCCCCCGGTCCGACGACAAGAAGTGCTTCAATCTCCTGGAGACTGATTACAAGTTTTACTTGGCGTTTGAGAATTCCAATTGCAGGGATTACATCACTGAGAAGCTGTTTGTCAATGGTTTGGGGCACGACACTTTGCCCATTGTTATGGGGGCCCGGCCGGAAGACTACCAGAAAAGCGCTCCGGAAG GGTCGTACATCCACGTGGACGAATTTGAGAGTCCAGAGGAGCTAGCGGCCTACTTGCACCGCCTGGACAGCGACAACGCTCTTTACAACTCCTACTTCAAATGGAAGGGTACGggggaattcatcaataccTACTTTTGGTGCAGGCTTTGCGCCCTCTTGCACGCGCCCACCCTGCCCAGGCATTACGAGGATGTTAACGACTGGTGGCGAGGCCCGGGGGTGTGCACCACCAAATCTTGGAGAAACGCCGAATTcgtttaa
- the Dys gene encoding dystrophin: MQKKEDGFDQKKLELEIYLQRMESRIASMAPVGHTADVLEHQLKEQKALHAELHQFKAQIESFQQLTQRLITAHQNEDTSRFRKAAEYINQHYLRVDACIINRGKLLHSSINNLQNLDRALDKFLGWLSEVESVVENLEGDPESRRAAQQLKEIQADLERQTVTHATLRQSNLALLGTLSAEDALMVQLRGDEMERRWEALNSRTADLRNRLEHNADYWNSVLLSLRELTEWVIRKDTELGLAARQDDHRAFRQQLEDKRPLVEASLRSARQFVAGDPSGELARNLRRELVKLSDKWNALIEKSDKLAAKFEQTAIKLKQLTVSLDEACAAVSRLERATLTWSGPRSAAEARELLNNLKILEQQLPPLQRSLEDARMQANTLGNALPNNLAGQLEDCGARCRALHAAIRERREVLTSSSQGEISPGPSSVQPPWERATTPNKVPYYINHSTETTHWDHPQMLELAACLLQLNEVRFSAYRTALKLRTIQKKLCLDLAGLNTVSESFDLHGLRAQNDKILDVADMILVLRAIYSHIAAQDDNLIDVPLCVDMALNWLLNVYDSQRTGQLRVLSFKVGLTVLCKGHLEDKYRYLFRLIADPQQKADQRKLGLLLHDVLQIPRQLGEVAAFGGSNIEPSVRSCLGDREDLEVTHFLAWLQQEPQSLVWLPVLHRLAAAEKAKHQAKCNSCKQYPIVGLRYRCLKCFNFDMCQICFFSGKLTKGHKLTHPMHEYCAATTSIEDVRDFTKALRNKFKSKRYFTKHPRLGYLPVRSVLEGDELESPVASPQHNDMHSRLEIYASRLAEVELRAASPDDEHRLIADYCHSLEGAPASPGQLMMVIDEEQRAELQEMICELETENQALRTEYEQLQRGSALHPLQQPHHDVLAEARLLRQHKGRLEARMQILEDHNRQLEAQLKRLKQLLAETPTSTLQTRSVTASQLNQDTPGRVNQPPPPAEMR, translated from the exons atgcagaaaaaagAGGATGGATTTGATCAAAAGAAGTTGGAGCTGGAG ATTTACCTCCAACGAATGGAGTCCCGGATTGCCAGCATGGCTCCCGTAGGGCACACAGCAGATGTCCTGGAACATCAGCTAAAAGAGCAAAAAGCCTTGCATGCTGAACTGCACCAATTCAAAGCACAAATTGAGTCTTTCCAGCAATTAACCCAAAGACTGATCACTGCACATCAAAATGAAGACACCAGCAGATTCAGAAAG GCAGCTGAATACATAAACCAGCATTATCTCCGAGTAGATGCCTGCATAATAAATCGGGGAAAACTGCTGCATTCTTCTATAAATAACTTACAAAACTTGGATAGAGCATTGGATAAATTCTTAGGATGGCTCAGTGAAGTTGAGTCAGTAGTGGAAAATTTGGAAGGTGACCCTGAGTCTAGGAGGGCAGCCCAACAGCTTAAGGAGATACAGGCTGACTTGGAACGACAGACTGTGACACATGCCACTTTAAGACAATCAAACTTAGCTCTTTTGGGGACATTGTCCGCAGAAGATGCTCTTATGGTGCAGTTAAGGGGGGATGAGATGGAGAGGAGGTGGGAG GCCTTAAATTCGCGTACAGCTGACCTAAGAAATCGTCTGGAACATAACGCTGACTATTGGAACTCAGTTCTTTTATCTTTGAGAGAGCTGACAGAATGGGTCATCAGAAAAGACACTGAATTAGGTTTAGCAGCCCGGCAAGACGATCACAGAGCCTTCAG GCAACAGCTTGAAGACAAACGGCCGCTGGTTGAAGCCAGTCTAAGAAGTGCCAGGCAATTTGTAGCTGGCGATCCTTCAGGGGAGCTTGCACGAAACCTGCGTAGGGAACTAGTAAAATTATCAGACAAATGGAATGCTTTGATTGAAAAGTCTGACAAGTTAGCGGCTAAGTTTGAACAAACTGCCATT AAACTAAAGCAGCTGACTGTGAGCTTAGACGAAGCTTGTGCGGCCGTGTCGCGCCTAGAAAGAGCAACTTTAACATGGAGTGGTCCCCGCAGTGCCGCGGAAGCCCGGGAGCTGCTAAACAACCTGAAGATATTAGAACAGCAGCTGCCCCCCTTGCAAAGATCCTTGGAAGATGCACGAATGCAAGCCAATACATTGGGAAATGCTTTGCCTAACAATTTAGCCGGACAATTGGAGGATTGCGGGGCTCGCTGCAGGGCTTTGCATGCTGCAATTAGAGAGCGGCGGGAAGTTCTCACCAGTAGTTCCCAAG GAGAAATCTCTCCAGGTCCATCCAGCGTTCAGCCCCCATGGGAACGAGCCACAACTCCCAACAAAGTTCCCTATTACATAAACCACAGCACTGAAACAACCCATTGGGATCATCCGCAAATGTTGGAATTGGCCGCCTGTCTTTTGCAGCTAAACGAAGTTCGATTCTCCGCGTACCGAACTGCCCTAAAACTCCGAACCATCCAAAAGAAGTTGTGCTTGGATTTGGCAGGGTTGAATACCGTTTCTGAGTCTTTCGATCTGCACGGATTGCGGGCGCAGAATGATAAGATTTTAG ATGTGGCCGATATGATCCTGGTTCTGAGAGCAATTTACAGTCACATAGCCGCGCAAGACGACAACTTAATCGACGTTCCTTTGTGTGTGGATATGGCTTTGAATTGGCTGTTAAATGTCTATGATAGTCAACGCACGGGGCAGCTCAGAGTGCTCAGTTTTAAAGTAGGACTGACGGTCTTGTGTAAGGGACATTTGGAGGACAAATACCGGTACTTGTTTCGATTAATAGCTGATCCTCAGCAAAAGGCTGACCAGCGAAAATTAGGATTGTTGCTGCATGACGTGCTGCAAATTCCCAGGCAGCTTGGTGAAGTTGCTGCTTTCGGAGGATCTAATATTGAGCCCAGTGTTAGGAGTTGCCTAG GTGATCGGGAAGACTTGGAAGTAACCCACTTCCTAGCTTGGCTTCAGCAAGAGCCGCAATCTCTCGTTTGGCTCCCTGTGCTGCATAGACTGGCTGCCGCCGAGAAGGCAAAACACCAGGCCAAATGCAATTCTTGCAAGCAATACCCGATTGTGGGGCTTCGCTACCGCTGCCTGAAATGCTTTAACTTCGACATGTGCCAGATTTGCTTTTTTTCGGGCAAGCTAACCAAGGGACATAAGCTCACCCATCCGATGCACGAGTACTGCGCGGCTACTACGTCTATCGAAGACGTCAGGGACTTCACCAAGGCCCTAAGGAATAAGTTCAAGAGCAAGCGCTACTTTACAAAGCATCCGAGGTTGGGATATTTGCCTGTCCGGTCGGTTTTGGAAGGCGATGAGTTGGAAAGCCCGGTGGCGTCTCCGCAACATAACGACATGCATTCCAG gctGGAAATTTATGCTTCGAGGTTGGCGGAAGTAGAGCTAAGAGCCGCCTCCCCGGACGACGAACACAGGCTAATCGCCGACTACTGTCATTCTTTAGAGGGTGCTCCAGCCAGTCCTGGCCAACTCATGATGGTGATCGATGAGGAACAAAGAGCAGAATTGCAAGAAATGATATGCGAACTGGAAACTGAAAACCAGGCGTTGAGAACTGAGTACGAGCAACTCCAAAGAGGATCGGCGCTGCATCCGCTTCAACAGCCCCATCACGACGTTTTGGCTGAAGCTAGACTTTTGAGACAGCATAAAGGCAGACTCGAAGCCAGAATGCAGATATTGGAGGATCACAACAGGCAGTTGGAAGCGCAGCTCAAGAGGCTGAAGCAACTTTTGGCCGAAACCCCTACGTCCACTTTGCAGACTCGAAGCGTGACTGCTTCGCAGCTGAATCAAGACACTCCGGGCAGGGTTAATCAGCCACCGCCTCCAGCTGAGATGCGCTGA
- the Pex13 gene encoding peroxisomal membrane protein PEX13: MNSSGTPWEASLQNSAQFMRSQSNGSPIIPGRPSPMLPPRPSSSSTLLNSYSSMSMPYGFSSYNSPFGSYGGFGAPYRSSLYGGYSGGSMYNNYNMYNNPMALTDDHERRFIQFAEENSRQTFASVESVVRAFNSLAMMLDNTFFAMTSSFRAILGVAENFGRLRTMFGHIWYSVNVFRFISWLYRKFCLMLGLKVSHSPTSLAWKEASASGGVVPSSEGSSWPTLAFLGVIVSAPYIISKFLPKYEDKLDPANWKSPGIKAKACFDFIATSHNELTIHTNDNITLAPTYLQEEMHLKNTGWAYAEHNGKCGVVPLNYIVINKGGVLPESVNKEVLVPRMSSIKEPNGASKSQAKRVSFGDIEIFENGEDKVRIEKLPADDKP; encoded by the coding sequence ATGAACAGCTCTGGAACACCCTGGGAAGCTTCCCTTCAAAACTCTGCTCAGTTTATGCGTAGCCAAAGCAATGGAAGTCCGATAATCCCAGGTAGGCCCTCTCCAATGCTACCTCCGAGGCCTTCCTCATCATCCACCTTGTTGAATTCTTACTCATCAATGTCTATGCCCTACGGTTTTTCCTCTTACAATTCGCCGTTTGGCTCCTACGGCGGCTTTGGGGCTCCATATAGAAGCTCATTGTATGGAGGCTATTCTGGAGGCAGCATGTACAATAACTATAACATGTATAACAATCCTATGGCATTAACAGATGACCATGAAAGACGGTTTATCCAGTTTGCAGAAGAAAACTCAAGACAGACATTTGCCAGTGTAGAAAGTGTAGTGCGTGCCTTTAACAGTCTCGCGATGATGCTAGACAATACATTCTTTGCTATGACCAGTTCATTTAGGGCTATTCTTGGAGTTGCAGAGAATTTCGGTCGTCTAAGGACAATGTTTGGGCATATTTGGTATTCAGTGAATGTGTTTAGGTTTATTAGCTGGTTATATAGGAAGTTTTGTCTGATGCTTGGTCTAAAAGTTTCACACAGTCCCACATCTTTAGCTTGGAAAGAAGCGAGTGCCTCTGGAGGGGTTGTGCCATCTTCTGAAGGCTCTAGCTGGCCTACTTTAGCATTTTTAGGAGTTATTGTATCAGCACCATATATCATCAGCAAATTTCTCCCTAAATATGAAGACAAGCTTGATCCTGCCAATTGGAAATCACCAGGTATCAAAGCAAAGGCCTGTTTTGACTTCATTGCCACCTCTCATAATGAACTCACCATTCACACCAATGACAATATTACACTAGCACCTACTTATTTACAAGAAGAAatgcatttgaaaaatacaggATGGGCATATGCAGAGCATAATGGAAAATGTGGAGTTGTACCCCttaattatattgttattaataaaggTGGGGTTTTGCCAGAGTCAGTCAACAAAGAGGTGTTGGTGCCTAGAATGAGCAGTATCAAAGAGCCAAATGGTGCAAGTAAGAGTCAGGCAAAGAGGGTGAGCTTTGGGGatattgagatatttgaaaatggcGAGGACAAAGTTAGGATAGAAAAGCTTCCTGCTGATGACAAGCCCTAA
- the Bx42 gene encoding puff-specific protein Bx42: MDLSSILPNPVQPIWDRDDERRKRAALKPSTVIVSAQAIAPPYGQRRGWVPRNVTDYGDGGAFPEIHVAQYPLEMGRKKSATSNALAVQLDADGKVKYDVLARQGHGKDKIVYSKLSDLLPTEVVSENDPSLEKPGQEEIDENTERTRLELMKITNSKIAAAMPVRAAEKLGPAQFIRYTPSQQGAAFNSGAKQRVIRLVEAQVDPMEPPKFKINKKIPRGPPSPPAPVLHSPTRRVTVKEQKEWKIPPCISNWKNAKGYTVPLDKRLAADGRGLQQLHINENFAKLAEALYIADRKAREAVETRAQLEKKLAQKEKEAKEEHLRQLAQKARDERAGIKPSGSGHTRNVDDEEKERELLRHDRHKERARERNLARAAPEKRSKLQRERERDISEQIALGMPARGQSSNETQFDQRLFGQSKGLGQGYGDDEAYNVYDKPWREGTSMANHIYRPNKNVDKDVYGGEELDKAIRTNRFVPDKEFGGTDRSGTGRSGPVQFEKEEDPFGLDQFLSQAKRASKRKEPEKRDERDKKKRRD; this comes from the coding sequence atgGATCTCTCCAGTATCCTTCCCAATCCGGTGCAACCAATTTGGGACCGCGATGACGAACGTAGAAAACGGGCCGCTTTGAAACCTTCCACAGTTATAGTTTCTGCCCAAGCAATAGCACCCCCTTATGGACAAAGACGGGGTTGGGTGCCCCGCAATGTCACCGATTATGGGGACGGTGGCGCCTTCCCTGAAATTCACGTTGCCCAATATCCTCTTGAAATGGGACGTAAAAAAAGTGCAACTTCCAATGCTTTGGCTGTACAACTAGATGCTGATGGTAAAGTCAAGTATGATGTTCTGGCAAGACAGGGACATGGAAAAGACAAGATTGTCTACTCAAAACTATCTGATCTTTTACCCACTGAAGTGGTTTCGGAGAATGACCCATCACTTGAAAAGCCTGGACAAgaagaaattgatgaaaacacTGAAAGAACGAGACTAGAGTtgatgaaaattacaaattcgaaaattgcAGCTGCAATGCCAGTGAGAGCTGCTGAGAAACTTGGTCCTGCTCAGTTTATCAGGTACACCCCATCTCAACAAGGGGCTGCTTTTAATTCTGGAGCAAAGCAGCGAGTTATTCGACTTGTAGAAGCCCAAGTGGACCCAATGGAACCgcctaaatttaaaataaacaaaaagatCCCAAGAGGGCCTCCTTCACCACCAGCCCCGGTACTGCATAGTCCCACTCGTCGAGTCACTGTAAAGGAACAAAAAGAATGGAAAATACCTCCATGTATTTCCAATTGGAAGAATGCTAAAGGATACACTGTGCCATTGGATAAAAGATTAGCTGCTGATGGCAGAGGTCTCCAACAATTGCATatcaatgaaaatttcgccAAACTTGCTGAAGCCCTGTATATTGCTGATAGAAAGGCTCGAGAAGCAGTAGAAACGCGTGCCCAGCTGGAGAAAAAATTGGcccaaaaggaaaaagaagcAAAAGAAGAGCATTTGCGTCAGTTGGCTCAAAAGGCTCGTGACGAAAGAGCAGGCATTAAACCATCTGGATCTGGCCACACCAGAAATGTAGATGatgaagaaaaagagagagaaTTGCTCAGGCATGACAGACACAAGGAAAGGGCTCGTGAAAGGAACTTAGCTCGGGCAGCCCCTGAAAAAAGAAGCAAACTTCAAAGAGAAAGGGAAAGAGACATTTCTGAGCAAATAGCCCTGGGAATGCCTGCTCGAGGGCAATCATCAAATGAGACCCAATTTGACCAGAGATTGTTTGGACAGTCTAAAGGCCTGGGTCAAGGCTATGGAGATGATGAGGCTTATAATGTGTATGATAAACCTTGGAGGGAAGGAACATCTATGGCCAATCATATTTATCGGCCAAACAAAAATGTGGACAAAGATGTTTATGGAGGAGAAGAGCTAGACAAAGCAATTAGAACAAACCGTTTTGTGCCAGATAAGGAGTTTGGAGGAACTGACAGGTCAGGGACTGGCCGCAGTGGACCTGTGCAATTTGAAAAGGAAGAGGATCCCTTCGGATTGGATCAGTTCTTGTCACAAGCTAAGAGGGCCAGCAAGCGCAAGGAGCCTGAGAAGAGAGATGAACGTGACAAGAAGAAGAGGAGAGATTAG